The genome window AAGTCTTCGGCTTTTTCGCCTATGGTGGTGATTTTAGCGGCGTGAATACTGATCTCGCAGCGCTGGAATACTGAGCCTATATCAGCCAATAAACCCGGCATATCCAAAGCGGTAATTTCCACCATAGTGCGGTGTTTATTTGCACCCGGAATAAAGACCACTTTGGGCGCTATATTAAAGGGCCGCATCTGACGGGATAAACGGGGTTTACCGCGTGACAGGTCCGGTTTGCCGCTAATATAGGTTTCCAGCGCACGTTTGAGACTCTGTAAGCGGGATGGCGAAGTGACAGGCTCACCGTTTTGCTCAAGCACCACAAAGGTATCCATCGCATAACCATCTTTGTTAGTCATGATCTGGGCATCAAAAATATTGACCTTTTTGCTGTCGAGCGCAGCCACTAAATGGGCAAATAAGTTGTCCTGATCCGGCGTATACACGAAAACCTGAGTGCTGCCACGAAACGGCGTTTTATCTATCAGCACCAAAGGCTCGTTGGGATCTTTATGGCGCAAAATATGTTCACAGTGCCAGACAATTTGTTTGGGGTTGTAGCGGGCGAAATAATCCGCTTTGATCCGGCCCCATAACTGCAGCACCTCTTGTTCGGTAAAACCTTGTTTTTGCAGTAGCTTCATAGCTTCTGCCTGATTTTCGCGGATGAGATCGCGTAAATCCATTGGTTTTTCGAGTCCACGACGGAAAGCTTTTTGCGTGCCTAAATAGAGTTCACGTAATAACGAGCCTTTCCAGTCATTCCATAAGTTGTCATTGGTGGCACGAATATCGGCCAGCGTCAGGCAATACAAATAGTTAAGACGGGTTTCGTCGCGCACTTTATCGGCAAATTCAGCGATGACAGCCGGGTCGTGAATATCACGGCGCTGTGCTGTGACCGACATCAATAAGTGGCTTTCTACTAACCAGGCCAACAACTTGCTGTCAAAGTCGCTTAACTTATGCAGCTTGCCAAATTCACGTGCATCCAAAGAACCTAATTCGGAGTGATCGCCGCCTCTGCCTTTGGCAATGTCATGGAAAATACCGGCCAGATATAAAATCTCTGGTTTTTCCATACGTTTGACTATGTCAGTACACAGTGGAAACTCGTTTTCAAAACCTGCTTGTGAGTAGCGGTATAAATTCTTCAGCACACGGTGAGTGTGTTCATCCACTGTGTAGGCATGGAATAAATCGAATTGCATCTGGCCGACAATATTACGCCAGGCTGGCAGGTAAGAGGCCAGAATACCGTGGCGATGCATCAGCGTAATGGCTCTGTCCATACCACGAGGGTGGCGCATAATGGTCATAAAAAGCTGACGACAGGCTTCATAATCCTGCAAATCGCCCATCAGACGACGCCTGACTAAACGCAATAATCGAATGGTATCGGAGTGAATACCAGTGATATTGGAGTTGTTCGCTATATGCCAGAACATGCGCAGAATATTTTCGCGCCGTGCAAAGACTGCGTTATCGGTGGCGCGAATTAAATGGCCTGTCAGCTCAAAGAAGTCATCCAGCTTTTGCTGTTTCAGTTTGCTTTGGCTATTGAGAATACTGCCGTCAAAATGCTGCAGCAGCATATCGTTCAGCTCAGCGACACGTTGCACTGTCTGAAAAAATCGTTTCATCATACGTTCAACGGACGCTTTGCCATCATCACCAAAACCCAGGCGTTTGGCGACAGCA of Rheinheimera sp. MM224 contains these proteins:
- the glnD gene encoding [protein-PII] uridylyltransferase, whose protein sequence is MNMALAFNKSLPGLCTLDSYKKHFVEFNDWLKNAFEHQTVGSLVKARARFIDEVLVSLWQHFDLHKHKKISLIAVGGYGRGELHPCSDIDLLLLTDSKLDAQQKEQISQFITLLWDLRLEVGHSVRSVKESVTLGKEDITIATNLMEMRLLTGSKELFDELQVQVCKDSFWTSQAFFQAKRDEQQQRHAQYHGTAYNLEPNLKANPGGLRDIQTIGWVAKKHFNTRTMRELVAYQYLTEDEYQELMECEAYLWQMRFALHVESGRNENRILFDYQPAVAKRLGFGDDGKASVERMMKRFFQTVQRVAELNDMLLQHFDGSILNSQSKLKQQKLDDFFELTGHLIRATDNAVFARRENILRMFWHIANNSNITGIHSDTIRLLRLVRRRLMGDLQDYEACRQLFMTIMRHPRGMDRAITLMHRHGILASYLPAWRNIVGQMQFDLFHAYTVDEHTHRVLKNLYRYSQAGFENEFPLCTDIVKRMEKPEILYLAGIFHDIAKGRGGDHSELGSLDAREFGKLHKLSDFDSKLLAWLVESHLLMSVTAQRRDIHDPAVIAEFADKVRDETRLNYLYCLTLADIRATNDNLWNDWKGSLLRELYLGTQKAFRRGLEKPMDLRDLIRENQAEAMKLLQKQGFTEQEVLQLWGRIKADYFARYNPKQIVWHCEHILRHKDPNEPLVLIDKTPFRGSTQVFVYTPDQDNLFAHLVAALDSKKVNIFDAQIMTNKDGYAMDTFVVLEQNGEPVTSPSRLQSLKRALETYISGKPDLSRGKPRLSRQMRPFNIAPKVVFIPGANKHRTMVEITALDMPGLLADIGSVFQRCEISIHAAKITTIGEKAEDFFMISTRQDQALDADQQSQLRRVLVEQLTHVTEG